The Gloeocapsopsis sp. IPPAS B-1203 genome contains a region encoding:
- a CDS encoding YqeG family HAD IIIA-type phosphatase → MDWNKLLQPDLILEGSVLCLTPDVLQQHQIKGLVLDVDDTLVPFKVTQASPDLQHWVTQTREVAQMWLVSNNTSNTRIGGIARSLDLPYIYGAVKPSRRKLRQALAAMNLPVEHVAMVGDRLFTDVLAGNRLGMFTILVEPFVTPGEAVRSHPIRNFEVLLSQFIGMSLPTTKQPVKK, encoded by the coding sequence ATGGATTGGAACAAACTATTACAGCCAGATCTCATTCTTGAAGGTTCTGTTCTGTGTTTAACACCTGATGTTCTGCAGCAGCATCAAATTAAAGGGCTAGTGTTAGACGTTGATGACACTCTTGTGCCTTTTAAAGTAACGCAAGCATCTCCAGATTTGCAGCATTGGGTTACACAAACTAGAGAAGTTGCCCAAATGTGGTTAGTTAGCAACAACACTAGTAATACGCGCATTGGTGGTATTGCTCGTTCTTTGGATCTTCCTTATATCTATGGTGCAGTGAAACCTTCTCGCCGCAAATTAAGGCAGGCGCTAGCTGCTATGAATTTACCTGTTGAGCATGTTGCTATGGTGGGCGATCGCTTATTTACTGATGTGCTGGCAGGAAATCGGTTGGGAATGTTTACGATTTTAGTAGAACCATTTGTGACTCCTGGTGAAGCCGTTCGTTCTCATCCAATACGTAACTTTGAAGTATTGCTGTCACAGTTTATTGGCATGTCACTACCAACCACAAAACAGCCAGTGAAGAAATAA